The sequence CAACCTTTGGCAGAGCACTCTGCCAAGCTGCCTGATCACTCCATGTTCTGTTGATAAACTGCCACATCATTCCCCTTCACTTTCTCATTCAGTGTTCAACTTGATGTTGAGTTTTTCAACTCAACTTTGAAGACTGTCCATTTAACAGCAGTTATGTTGCGGGCGAAATTAATGATATTACAATCAGAATCCCCACCGTGCTGAACCAGGCCACTTGACCAAGTGAGTCTGTGTGACccactctgaagagtatcctactcTGGCCCAGCCCCAGGTGAGAGCCTGGGactgagtgggatgcttttcagagggatAGTGCAGACTCACTTGGCCAAATagcccattcctgcactggggaTTCTAATACCAATAGTTTTCTTTAGTAACTGTTCAgtgtccctgcatttcccatgtttaatctgtctagcctgcacatccctagacatcagtaatttagcatggttagctcacctacctgcacatcttttggactgtagttggaaactgaagcacctaaGGGAAATCCACCAAAGGGATAAGTACAAAGAGCACAGTCACCCAACATTGGAACCCAAGTCTCTAGTGTGAGGCTTCAATGCTAGTCAATGTGCCACCTCCTTTTCAATGTGCTAACCTTGGGTGCTGTACTTCACAGAAGTATCTCTGGTCTCGAAGAGTGGGTGAATAGGTTGTGTGCATCAGTTTTCTACCTTGTATTCATCTTCAACTCCAAATTAATTGTTCAAAAATGTGGCAATGCCAACTTCCTACCAGCTAGAAAGAAATCATCCCTAGTGTAATTAATGAATATCTTGTGCAAGTATTAGATGCAATATTTAGGTTTAAAATTCTAGTTTTTCTACCTAGTTTTTGCAAACAATTTGATACTTGCTGTCAGTTTTCTTAACAATGCCTATTTATCCACAGGTCAGGAAGACTATGACCGATTACGACCACTGAGTTATCCACAGACTGACGTATTCCTCGTGTGCTTTTCTGTTGTGTCACCATCTTCTTTTGAAAACGTTAAAGAAAAGGTtggtattttgtttttctttggcaCAGTAAATCTGCAGCAAGCAAAGGAAATGTTTTGAAAACCATTAAACCTTTGCTCAGTTGCCTGCTCCATTTATCTTGAGTAGTCAGACCTTGGTTTCTGGTCCTCCTGCTCAAGTGAGATGACTCTACTTGCTTTGCACTTCCCTCAAGTGGTGGTAGTCTTAATACTTACAAGGGATGGGAAATGGTGGCTGATcgtccaaaatgaataacttgatTGCTaccttttgtgggcggcacagtggttagcactgctgcctcacagcacttgagacctgggttcaattcccgactcaggtgactgactggagtttgcatgttctccccatgtctgtgtgggtttcctccgggtgctctggtttcctcccacagtccaaagatgtgcgggtcaggtgaattggccatgctaaattgcccgtagtgttaggtatggggtaaatgtaggggtatgggtgggttgcgcttcggcgggtcggtgtggacttgttgggccgaagggcctgtttccacgttgtaagtaatctaatctagagttTTCATTAGAGTGCTCACTTGTCCTTTTCAGGACAATTCACAGGCACGGTGTGGAACTGGTCTGTCTGAGGCCAGATTAAATGAGGTCTTATTCCTGCCTTGCCTAAAGAACACTTAATGAACTAATTTGGGTATTTATGAACTAACCACTTCACAGCTGCTCTTTACAAGACTGCTTTCAATTTCCTCCAAGTGATGTAACTTTACACTGGGATTACTTGGTCCATTCCAGCAACAAGCTAGAATGGAGGTATTCTAACTTTAACTTGGTTTACTCCTTATCCTCCTCCTAAGGCTTAGTTGTCAACTGTGGTTCAATGACACATTCTCCAATGCAGAACTAAAAGCAAAGAGCAAACTGTCACTTTTAATGAAACTTTATTACAATCTACCAATAGGCTTATATGCAGGGCATTGTTGCGTTTACAACAAACTGATCCATAAAGCAATGATGCTCTGTTTTGGTTACTGTTTCTAGTTAGTTGCTGGAGGTATCATTTTGAATGATGTTAGTGTTTTGACTTTCTTTTGCTGATTCTCTGTATAGTGGGTACCTGAGATAACTCACCACTGTCCAAAGACTCCATTCCTGCTGGTTGGGACTCAGATTGATCTAAGAGATGACTCCTCAACCATCGAAAAGCTTGCCAAGAACAAACAGAAGCCCATTATCCTGGATAATGCTGAAAAACTGGCCAAGGATCTGAAAGCAGTCAAATATGTGGAGTGCTCTGCTCTGACACAAGTGAGTGCTTAAACTATCCTTTGCACAGCAATAAAATAAGTTTATTTAACTATTTGCATACCTAACAATTTTGGGGGATGCAGAGTAATACTTCAGAGGGTATTAATGTTTGTAGTTCTACCCCTTTCCCCTCCTTTCTGCTGCGCAAGGTGCATAGTCTCCTGTTGCAGGTACTAGACTTGCAAATCAAGCAGATTTCTTGGAGTCAGCCACCTCATTCTCCCTGTTTTTGTGCTGGTAGTGAGCTAACTTCGACTTTACATTTCTGCAGTGTTTAACTGCTCTCCTATGCAATTCATCTCCCACCAGTTGAGCTACCAGTTAGCATAGTTGAAACATGATTTTCTGCATGTAAACACTTGACTGCAAAGCAAATACTGCAGATTTTGGACAGTGGGGCAGAAAGTTAGCTGACTTTACTGACATAATTTTCAGATATGAATCTTCTGGAGTTAGCTGCTAGTCTTAAAATTTAAGTAACTTCCAAACAGTTGAATTACCCTATCCATTTTGTAAAATCATTATTAAAATTGCAGGTTGAGGTCATGTGGTTTGACAGTCCCAGTAAAATGTCAAGTTGTCCAAGGACTAGTTTTGCTGTCTGGCTGAGTTTTAACCAACTATAGCTTGAGCCAGTTAACCAGTGAATGTCATGGAGCTGTCAACTGCAAAATTTAATCCTAATTTGTTCTTTGATATAGTTGAACCAGAACCCCATTAAGTCATTTCCTGGacccctttttttttattttaagggGGAGAAGAGGACGACAAAAGAATGTTGCCCTCTCTCAAGCCTTCCTCAGTTGCTGTGCAGTGAATGGGTTTTCATGGAAATAATTTTAAGCTTCCTCCCAGTAATTATTTTATTTGTGGGTGAggggaggaggaaggggaacCAAGTGGACTTGCGTGCATATGTCCCCTTGCCATtttgagttggggggagggggtggtggagttGAGAACCTTTGAATTAATGTGACAATTTTTAACTCGTTTAGATATTTTGTCTGGATCTATTTTTATCTTGCTAGCTCTCAGCCTAAATTTTCCCTGCATAAATTGGAGCATGACTCCCATATTCAGTGGCCTTAGTCTTGCACATTTGGCAGTTTTTAGACCAAACAAGAGGTTGGGTTCCCAGTATTTAAAATGTGGAGGCGGTCTGTTCTGTTTTTAAATGGCTGAGTATTTGTCCTCCACATCCATGTGAAATGAGCAGTGTAGTATAAAATTGAACACTTGAATCTGACTTTGATTTTGTATCACTGCTAATACTGATTTTTTCCCTCCATTGTTTAATTGTATTTTGCAGTTCTCAGCTTCAAACTTTGGCCTGAGGTCTTATCACTGCTGTGtttttaaacacttttttttacttTATTCTGATTTAAGAACTTTCTGAACTTGATTTGCAAAAATGACTTTTCCCAGCTGCTTTTTTCCAAAACTTGAACAAGCCTACTCTGGTTAGACGGAGGTCAAGTTGGAACTGGAGCTGTGGAATGTCAGTTTGGAGTAATTAAATGTGAAATattgactgaatttttttaaaaccaaCTTAAATTTTGCTGCCATGATTCAAACTGCTTTTCACATGGTGAAAGACTGGATGTATGCATCCAGGCTTTTAGCTCTTgaatcactgattttttttttgaggcTTTGTTgaatttagtgaatccaactaaACTGCTAACCTGGCCTTTTTTTTGCTGCAAGCACTCATTTCTGCCACTTGAAGTCATTTCTATTTTGCAGGGCTGTAATTGCTGGAATATCAAGGCCAACAAGTTGTATCTGGGAATAACTGGCAGCTTGGCATCACCATTCTATACACATTTTGATATATCCTTGAGCAAAGCTGTCACTACCCTCCATTTTTACTGTGAATAAATGTTATTTCTTTAACACAAACTTGGAATCAAGTGAGTTAGTCAGCATCCCAGTTGTAAGTTGGTTTCCAGTGAGATTTGTCACAAAGCTTAAGTTTTGCCTGAAACAAAGTACCCTGACTTCAACCTGAATACTTTTTTTGCTTTTAGTTATGCATGCTGGGTTCTCTTAAATCCCCTGGTTAAATGGGTACTGTTAAAACTGTCTTGCTTCTAACCTGAATCTCTCCTCTAACTTCATACTGTTTTTCCATTCccgtccctctttctctcttcctcccttccaAACCTTGTCTTGTAGAGAGGTCTGAAGAATGTATTTGACGAGGCTATCCTAGCTGCCCTCGAGCCACCGGAAACTCAAAGGAAGCGGAAATGCTGTATATTCTAAGCATCCCTCCATCTTTTCTCTGTATCCAATCCTATAGAAATGCTCTTCAAATGCATCCTTTTTAAACTGTTCCATTCTCTCCTTCATATGGAAATGTAAAAGTTGCTGGGTGCCATTTTGGACCTCTCCCAACGTTTCTACTCCTGTAATTGTGGTGTACTCCTTCTAGGCATTGTACAGTTGCACCTTTCTCCCTGCCCAGGTGTCTTGCTGTTAATTTGATTGAAATAAAGTTGGTTCAAATTAGTTTCCTGGCTCTCCATGTTGGAGACAAGCATAAATGGAGCTAATGGCATTCTATATGGATATTTGATCTCTGCTTGTTTTCTTTCCTTCACCTGTGTGGAAAACAAGGGTGTCCTTCATCTCTAGCTGTTATCAAATTGGCTAAATTTATTTCACCGGAGGTAGTGCCAGTGTGGTATTTTTGCGTTACTGCCTCTGCCGTTACTGTGACTTCAACACCTGAGGCTTTAACAGCAGATCTTTTTATTTTTAGTCTCCTAGCAATAGTTGTGGCAGAAATCTTCTAAATTCTGTCCAACTTCCTGTATCTTTTTATTTAGAACATTGCAAGAAAAATCTCCAGTTTTGTTTAAAGTACCTCCTTTCTTGACTTTAAATTTCTAATGTATTGCAAAGCAAAATTAGATTAGTGCTGAAGATTGGGCAACAGCTTCAGTTTGTGCAGTTGGTAAAGCACAAGGAGATTCTCGCATGGAGACAGTTCTTTAAGCAATATTGCAAAAACTGCAGTTATGCTAAATACCATTTAGCTACAGCCAATTTTTTTGCAAAATGAGCATCATTGAAGCTGCTATCTAAATAACACGTTGACATAGTGCTTAGTGCCTAGAGCCAGCCTGTTGTACAAATGTTGGGTGCTTGAGTAGCTATTGTCTTTTGTCCCCAAGATTTAAGAAATATTGAATGTCCTTAACCACCAAGTCCCAACAACTTTGCCAGTGGCAGGCTTTAAGTTTCCTTCATAGAAGTTGTCTTTGCAAAGCAGAATTTAGCTATAGGGACTTTTTTGTCCACTTGAGTTAAGGTGGTTAGTGGTAGCTGTTGTGTAGAATAATGTGTACAGTAAATAGCATGTTATGGTGCCAACATCCCAGATACAAGCTTTAAACTTGATGTATTTGCTAAATCATAAACATTGTGCATTTCAAGTGATTCATTCTGGTGCTGCTGTTTGTgtaggggttggggggtgggtagTATTCTGTTGGAGGTGCAATCATTGGGCATAGTGATGGACTGTCCTGTTGGAGCAAGCTTAAGTTGAATGGTTTCCTTGCCTGGAGTAGATTGTCTAAATGAAAGATGAACCTTCTCGGACTCGGTCTAAAGTGGTGATAAACTGTATTAGTTATGACTAATTGTGGATACAAGTAAAGCTTCCATGGTATGTTTttcaattatattttaaaatttgataTGACCTTGAGTGTAGTAAATTCCAGAGTGGGGATAACCTGGTGCTGTTTGATCACGAATTTAAGGTCAATTTGTGAAGTAACTATTCTACCATAAAGATAGTGACCTTGGTAAAGGCATACTTTTTTAATCCTTTTGCGGTTGCAACCTTGGGTATTTCAACTTGATCAGTAGTAGCTCTCTAGAATGTCTTCTGTAACTGTGCACCTTTAATATTAATCATGTCATCAAGATTTGTTTCCCAAATGTAGTTTCTTTTGGTTTGGTTCTTTTTATTTTTGAATCTGTAACAAATGAGACCCCACCTTTCTCTCCCACTTTCCAGAAAGGACTAAAGAATGTATTTGACGAAGCGATATTGGCAGCCCTGGAGCCACCAGAACCCAAGAAGAAAAGACGCCCTTGTTCACTGTTATGAGCAGTGCCTGCAGGCTGACCTATTGaagcattgtttaaaaaaaaaatcatcttgcaATAACACCCTGCACACAACCCCACGTGCGATGATGGGAGGAATAGAATAGCCAATGGTGAATTTCCCCCTTCTAATGTAACATTTTATGTAGTCAAAATgaatttttgttcctgatttattttccacTGGATACTTATCCATAACTAGGTTTTAATCTGCTGTTCTAAAATTCCTTACCACGAACATGAGACTTTGCACAGTAATTGCTTCTGTTTAACGATCAACTAATGGCTTTTTCTAAGATGTTGCCACACTCCCAAGTGCCACATCCAACAATCTAGCAGCATTGTTCCACCTGGTGTGTTGACACCAAGATGAGTTAGTCCTTTATCACAAAGCTAGATATTTAAAGTATCACTGGCCACCATATGCCTTGGTGAGCTGATTTTTAGTAGCAATATTTTTTGTCTAATACGTCAGTTCACTTCAAATTGTTCCTGCTAATGCTTTACATGGAATTTGTAACTTTGTCCCCCAAGGCAACCCAACTTTTAGATGGGACAAAATCTCACTTATGTAAAGTCTGTGAAACAGCTAGATTTGCTTTAACTTAGTACAGTCCAAGTGACGGCACAGATCAGTTTTAGAACCAGCTCGGTACTGGATCTGAAGTCTGACTATTTGCCACATGCTTGAGCTATTAAAAGGCTGTTGATGGACTGTTGTACTTGGGAGTGGTGTGGGAGATACTTGTGCATAAGTGCAGACTGGATTCCTGTGGGAATAATGCTAAGGATCCTTGTAGAATTCAGTGTTAAAATTTTACCAAATTGAATTTCCATTTGAAGTGTCATGTTTCATTGTCCTGTAACTTTTTTTGGTTAAAACAAAAAAGCTTTATTTCATGTTGAGTTCTTTGTATATgcattttcaaaatattaaacTTGTACCTTTTAATGGCCTTTATTGCTGAGTTGTATTGAGATTGATTTGCCAATTGGTTAACTTGTCCACTTGTTAAAACTATATACTGTACATAGACTTGAGTAAATTAAAATGACATTGGCTTTTGTCCTGCATCTGTTGTACACATTGGTTATGTTCAATTGAGATTCCCAGCTAATGCTTGATCTTCTAACAGGGGCTTGGGTTTATCAAATCACTATGGCCACTTAATAACTAAAGACTGCTGAGGCAATTCTAAGCTTCATGGTCCTCCAATTTGTGCATTTTCCTTAAGCTACAATGTTGATCCAAAGCAAATAATTCTACATAATAGAAAAAGCAAGCTCAAACAGAGGTAGAACTTTCTTTGGTGTTAAGTTGACTAATACTGTAAAAGTGGTTCAGACTTgcataacaattttaaaaagtttaCAGTGGAATAATAAGGCTTTGGGCAAACTTCAAGACAGTCATAACTATAAGTACTTCTGAGTAAGATCAAAGTGGTAATGACTACATGTTGAAACATCCAGTCACATTCTGCATTTGCTTAAACTCAGCTGTTTCATTTTAAGTGCACATTGACCACTTCAGGTGACGAAATAATCATACAGCCTTCCAAATAAAAATGTGTCGTGCCATGCAATGTTAATACTGTTAATGGTGGTGGCTTTCTCAAATGGCTGGGCAAGGGGATTGATTATTCTAGTAATATGCACTTCAGGTTGCAACATAAAGATCCTAAAGGGTACTGAACAACACATGCCAACTGTTCCTAGAAACTAAATCTGAAGCTGCAATGACCTTTGCCAGTGCTTTCAAGTTCTTGTGATGCGTTTCACCTAATTTAACAGCCCTAGTATATAGGATCTGGTGCCAGGGTTAGTGTTTGAATTTGTTCTAATGTTGCACACCACTTTTGTCCCTTTTCTAAGTATACGTTTATATGAAGGCCCacaggtcattgagaatattcCATACTCCCTACCAGAATGGTTTGAACACTCCAATTGCATTCACCAAGCAGAATTTTAACCTGGATCTTTTCGGGCTCTGATTACAATCAGCACCAGAGTTGTCTGCAAATGCTGTCATCAAACCATTGCATCTAAAGCATCGGAAAATATTGAATGACTATTATATTTTACCCTTCAACTAGCTTCCATAAAATTTGTGAACTGGTCTTTGTAGTTCTTTAGCAAAATAGTCTGGAAATTCTGGCTGAGGTATCTGTATGGAAATATTGTCTTGAAGCCTAATGGTAATTCTAATCTTATGTAGCATGTAAGTAATGTATTTTTCCTATTCAACATTAAAATGGtacattttaattttgtcctCATTTTTAGTATTTTTAACTCTAAACAACTTGATTGGAACCAGATCTGTAAAGGGTAGAGAAATGGGGAAACTGACTGACTTAAACTATTCAGCTTTTCAATGTTTTGAATGCCATAGTTCTTGCTTTGTGACTTGCAACTAGTTTTCAACCAAAAATGGTCAAATGTTAAATAGCATTGGTTTGCTGTTTGGAGTGGGGAAAGAAATGCATTCACTAGCTTCATGGTATCCAGAATGGTTATGCAGTTTAATTCTGATACACTTTTTTTCTGTTCAAACCACTAACTACACAGGAAGATCAGGAAATGACACCATTAACTGTACAGTAGTAATGCAACTGCACTGGGTTTTTAGGCTTAGTTTAAGCTTTCATCCAGTAGTCCAATGAGGTAGCAATATGGTGCAGCTATTAATGTCTAGGAATACTGGACACTAACTTGTACTGTTCTAGCTACAGGATTATTTAGGACATATCAAATAATAGATATCAATGCTCTGGCTTTTAGATTTATGCAAAAGAATTGAAATTTGAAAATGTCAGGTGAGTGACACAACACATCAGTAACCATCTTGAAGGTCTGTTTCACAGGTGTTTGATGTTGAGTTTGAACCAACTTAATATGCAATAGACCCACcctactttctctctccctggaATAAACTAGCATCTGGGATTTATCACCCATCAGTTGGCCCAATAATATTCAGAATTACTATAGGCTCTTGGTTTAGAAAAAAACCTAGATTAGAACCTGGCTGAAGTCAGTCTTGCTCCCAGTCTTGGATCTAGTGAAACTCAGCTTGATTGGTAGTTTTTGGTAATACCTTCTATAACTAGTAACTCCACTGTTTAT is a genomic window of Hemiscyllium ocellatum isolate sHemOce1 chromosome 37, sHemOce1.pat.X.cur, whole genome shotgun sequence containing:
- the cdc42 gene encoding cell division control protein 42 homolog; translated protein: MQTIKCVVVGDGAVGKTCLLISYTTNKFPSEYVPTVFDNYAVTVMIGGEPYTLGLFDTAGQEDYDRLRPLSYPQTDVFLVCFSVVSPSSFENVKEKWVPEITHHCPKTPFLLVGTQIDLRDDSSTIEKLAKNKQKPIILDNAEKLAKDLKAVKYVECSALTQKGLKNVFDEAILAALEPPEPKKKRRPCSLL